The segment CCTGATAATATAtagataatatatttatatgatatataatatataatttcatcGCTGAATTATCTAGAGCAATATTCACATTATTAGAAGATTATTTAAACAGATGTACCTCCGATTTCAACAGCTTGTTGATGCAGTTGATTCTGCTGTTCAAGATCTCCAGCTCCAGAAGCTCCTTGTTCAGCTGTCGAATGAAAAACATCCTTATTAAGTGtatcgcgcgagagagagagaaagggggagATCTACTAAGAGGACCCACCATTTTCTTTGTCTTCTCCTGGAACACGTCGGTCTGCTGCAGCTGCAAATGAGATAGCAATTGACCATTtatttgaattgaattgttgcaAGGGAGTCGGGCGAATCTTCGCTGCGAAACTCGTTGCAAAACAACGAATTGCACTTTCGGTTCGCGCAAAAGGATTACTACTTTGCCTCGTCTGAAACGAACTTACGTGCTTACGGATACAGTTGTAAGCTGGCCCGATGTCCGTCAGACTTTTCTTCCGCGGAAATTTCTGCAAGAAATCGCTAATTGTTATTTATCCCCTGCAACCGGAGCGTTGCAAAAGTTTTGTGCGTTCGATTGACGAAGTAATTGTCAGTGCTTGGAAGTAGACAAGGGAAACCAGACAGAAAGTCTGTCTTTTCTTTAGTAACTATTAGACTGgggatcgttatgcaaaataaaaatgttctgcattgactgtgagcagcaggagtaaaataaaaattgatttcatcccttaatgactttgttacactaAAAACAACATCATAACAtcctgaaatttttctaatcctttaaccgacttcgaaaagggAGGAGgtcactcaattcgatctgtatgtgcctttttttctatgtagttcaccgattacgccgagatggatggaccaatgggaacgaaaccttctgcattttgtagggtatgtctcccgattggttccttcaaaaaaaattttgcaattttttattccttacgattttatttgtgaaaaatgaattatttcatgtatgttcaccgattattccgagatggatggaccaatcaagacgaaaccttctgcattttgtacggTATGTTTCCCGATTAAtcccttgaaaataaaatttccatttttttattctttgcggtttttattgaaaataaccaataagaccgaaaaaccatcctccAGTGTTGTTGCGGATAAATACATAGGCATAAAAGAGATTATTACGTATAAGAATTTGGCGCGGACTAGATATAGTTATCTGCGTATTAGATATATAGTTTATAAGCGTATTGTAAGATATAAGCGACGTTGTGTGATGTAGTTCCTTCTACATAAAGGTGCGCGAATCTCGGCGAATGGCCGAGTTGGAAAAATCGGTGTTGAAATGCATGGTCAAGCGAAGCGAGTAAAGCTAGACTCAAGGCGTCTACCTTATAGGCCGCTAGAAAACCTCAACAAATGGAGGGAATATTTCCCGGATATGAAGGTTTACCGAAGAGTTCACCCAGGGCCGTCAGGCTACTGGAAGAAGCCACGAGATTCGCTAAGCACCTGAAGAGAACAAATTATTCGGAAagcaaaaagtatgaaataatttctatttaattgatgtgaatacacacgaacttgaatgcgatacaatcttttcggaggcggcgcaaaattgaaaattttccaaatgacagatgttgctgattatgatttcattggaaatcagtaggtgggaagagaagatacattaatatgtgtgaaagcatgtagaagaatttttgtaattttcagtgtcgaaaattttcaagtttgcgccgcctccgaaacgATTGCATCGTATttacgttcgtgtgtattcacataaattaaatggaaattatttcatactttttagtgcgttttttcggtcgttttaattttttttttacaaaattttgtactgttttatatttcacccaaccaatttcttcgtaaatgcatcaagatccgcagtctagcaattatAATTTATCGACATGCTGAAATTGCACTTCTGCTGTTCGAAATTTACCGAAATTTTGTCATGAATACATCAAATCCTCGAGCTAGTCATGAACAAATTTGAAACAGCGCTGAAAATTCAATGTATTTAgatatttcacaatttttatcatACCAGATGCCCGTAAAAGGATTCCGTCGTTTATCAGcgaatttttactgtttcaataaTTCTCGAACGAAATACCGGGGTTTCGATTCGACTCTGCGCGAGCTTTCCAAGTAAACAAAAATCTGGAAGAGCGATCATTGTGAAATACTCGGCGCAATTTCCCATGTAAATAAAATACTGTAAAGATTTCGCGAACCCAAACGTATCGCGCGCGCGTTCCACATAAAATGTAGATCCAATTAGCTGGACGCGCTCAGTATCGGATTTATGGACGAAGCGTACGCATAGAAAATGAAGCTTCTACAGATATCACTCTGCAATTTACGCTTACTTTAGCTTCGTCTACGGGTAACGAGTTTCCAATTTCGTTCGGGCAAAACTTTTGCAGCAGTTCATGCATGTTTTAAGACCAGACTGCCATGCCGGTTCCAATGCATTCATAGCGCATCGAACATTTTACTGTGGCAATATGTAAAATGGTGGTTCGCGTAAGAATCCGCGGCAGTCTGTAATTATTGGACCGGGATAGAGGGGGCGTACCTTTTCCGTCTCCATGTGCAGCGTCAGGAAATCTTTCTCGGTCGTGGCACTCGCTTTTACACACTGGAATGGAATCGACGATATCGAATGAAAAGTCGAATTAATGAACGGATACTGGTTCGTGTGTCACGTCGCTTGTGTTTTAAATATACTGACCGATCAAAAGAACCGGACGGTGTAAAAATAAAGAACGATACACACGTATACACGCTCGCGCGGGGACTTTGACGACTCCACTGTAACGTAAGTTAAACAGAGCGGGGTCTCTCGACGCGCGGGCAACTTCGCGTCCAATTGAATTAACCTTTCTGGTCATTAAACATAGACAAAACTTTCGATCTCGCCATTAAACGGAGTTCTACGACGGGAGAAAGGGGGATAcaggagaggaagagagagggagggagagactTAAACGCTCGGCCCTAATAGAAATAAACTTGGTGGCTTTCGCGAGGGCGCAAGCGAGTGACCTCGGTTGTACGCGTACAATAAACTCATCAGCCAGGGAACaactaaacaattaacgccgcgATAAAACGGCGTAAGTCACGACCCGAGCAAAGAATCCGTCGTACAAAGCGGCAACTTCGGCCGAGACTCACCATCAGCGAACAGACGAGAACAATTACGGTCATAAGCCAAGTTAGAAACATGACAATTCCGCAGTGCGAGCCCAGATTCAAAGCGTGTCTCAATTTCGAGTCGACGAGCGAGAGCTGGTACATCTGAAACCAACGAATCGTTATCCCTCTCTCGATCAAAGCAGTTTGGGAACGTCTAGGCGGTATTCTGGTTTCAAATGCTGTCCTTTTACCAGTTTTTAGGAGTCTTTTCTAGGTGGAACTATCGAACTTCCATTAGCGTTTTGCACAAAGATTTCTGGGTGTTGCAAGTAGTTAGATTATTTTGTTCCACCAGTTGAAACGGTCGACTGAACagtcgaataattttttaaaaattatctcATTATTTGAACATCAAATTGGAGAGCCAAAAACTTGTTAAAGATTGTTTCAATATTTGAAGTCCAAATGGAACAgtcaaagaactttttaaaaattcattatttGAACTGCAAATTGAAGAGccaaataattttgtaaaaattacttCATCATTGGAACTTCAAACCGAACAGCCGAATAACACTTATGCatcaagaaaatggaaaattgattttttcaaaaGTTCAAAACCA is part of the Lasioglossum baleicum chromosome 6, iyLasBale1, whole genome shotgun sequence genome and harbors:
- the LOC143210012 gene encoding uncharacterized protein LOC143210012, with protein sequence MRNQRYYRYNRPNGFGPRWLMYQLSLVDSKLRHALNLGSHCGIVMFLTWLMTVIVLVCSLMCVKASATTEKDFLTLHMETEKKFPRKKSLTDIGPAYNCIRKHLQQTDVFQEKTKKMLNKELLELEILNSRINCINKLLKSETQSKWQRSWLPKVYYRPIDSSASK